Genomic DNA from bacterium:
GGGCGCCGCGTGGAGCCGCAGCCGCGCGGCGTCGTGGAGGCCGTCCGCCCAGTAAACGAAGCCCTCCCACCGCCGCTCCTCTATACCGACCAAGTCAACTCGGTAACCTTGTAGGTGGCGCGCCGCCCCGACGAGCTCCAGGGCGTCGTCCTCGGCGGCCCCGTCGGCCAGTTGCTCCAGCCAGCCCGCCGTCCGGCCCAGCTCGGCGTCCAGCTCAAACCCTGCGGAAAGGGGCCCGCGCAGTATGCGCTCCTCCCGCTCGCGCCCCGGGCCGAGCGCAGCGTGGAGGGAGGAGAAGTGCCCCTCCGCGACGTCGAGGATTTTCGAGAAATGCTCACTCAGCTCGTCACCATCCACCGCCCGGTCCATCACCGCCCCGGTCAGGGCCCCCGTGCGCCGGGCGGGGGCGTATAGCTCGCCCACGAGCCCGCGCAGACGGCCCAGGGAGACCCGGTAGCTGAGCTGGTCCGTGGCCGCGTCCTCGAGGCGGTGGGCCTCGTCCACCACCAGGTGGGCGTAATCGGGCAGGACCGCCGTCCCGGAGGACCGCAGGATGACGTCGGCCAGGAGGAGGGCGTGGTTGGTGATGACCAGATCGGCGGACTGTGCCCGGCGCCGTGCTCGCTGGAAGAAGCACTCTTTGACGTAGGGGCAGCGGCTCCCCGCGCAGGCGTCGGGAGACGAGGCGACCAGCCTCCACTCCGCCTCGGGGATGGCGAAGTCGAGCTCGGAGCGCTCCCCCCGTTTCAGATTTTTCGCGCGCTCGAAGAGCGCCCGCTGCCTCCCGGCGGCGTCGGCGTCGGAGAAGAGCCCCAGGAGCTGCTGGCGGTGCAGCTTCCGCAGGCAGAGGTAGTTGCCCCGCCCCAGAAGCAGGGCCACCTTCACCTCGGTCCCCAGCGCGGCCAGGGCCACGGGGATGTCGGCGGCGAGGAGCTGCTGCTGGAGGGCGATGGTGTGGGTGGAGACGACGCCCCGGTGCTCGTCCGTCACGCGGGAAAGGAGCGGGACGAGGTAGGCCAGGCTCTTGCCGATGCCGGTTCCGGCCTCGACCATGAGGCTGCCGCCGGTTTCGAGGGCGTCGGCGACGGCGGCGGCCATCCGGACCTGCCCCGGTCGCTCCTCGTAGGGGCGCAGGAACCCGGCCAGGGCGCCGGCGGGCGAAAAAAGATCCGTGATGGTCTGGGAAGTCAAGGGGTCACTCGTGCGGGTGCTCCGCGGCGAAGGGGTTCTCCCGCTCACCGAG
This window encodes:
- a CDS encoding helicase C-terminal domain-containing protein; translation: MTSQTITDLFSPAGALAGFLRPYEERPGQVRMAAAVADALETGGSLMVEAGTGIGKSLAYLVPLLSRVTDEHRGVVSTHTIALQQQLLAADIPVALAALGTEVKVALLLGRGNYLCLRKLHRQQLLGLFSDADAAGRQRALFERAKNLKRGERSELDFAIPEAEWRLVASSPDACAGSRCPYVKECFFQRARRRAQSADLVITNHALLLADVILRSSGTAVLPDYAHLVVDEAHRLEDAATDQLSYRVSLGRLRGLVGELYAPARRTGALTGAVMDRAVDGDELSEHFSKILDVAEGHFSSLHAALGPGREREERILRGPLSAGFELDAELGRTAGWLEQLADGAAEDDALELVGAARHLQGYRVDLVGIEERRWEGFVYWADGLHDAARLRLHAAPVEVGPMLESGLWSLPEVAVATSATLTVGGDFSHLTTRLGFPPGEELLLPPAFDFATQAALYLPRLPDPRDRRYFAEALGEIRRLVELNRVGGTLVLFTSHEALRAFKSGLEEDLRGMGCEVLAQGDSDRTRLLRSFKEARRGVLFATATFWEGVDLPGDELRLLIIARLPFAVPTDPVVAARSEAIEKRGGRPFDEYSVPEAVLRLRQGFGRLIRKKTDRGVVAILDSRVLTKAYGAVMLAGLPPARRFLSFQADALGTYLAGP